A genomic window from Pseudomonas alcaligenes includes:
- the waaC gene encoding lipopolysaccharide heptosyltransferase I: protein MRVLLIKTSSLGDVIHTLPALTDAARAIPGIQFDWVVEEGFAEIPAWHPAVAQVIPVAIRRWRKHLLQTWKSGEWKRFKQRLGEVDYDLVIDAQGLFKSAVLTRYSKAPVAGLDRDSAREPLACRFYDRLYAVPKEQHALERTRQLFAQALGYELPQQIGDYGLDRAAMADASAQPYLLFLHGTTWASKHWPEADWRALAERMAAQGWAIRLPWGNESERERAQRIVAGIDNAAVLPKLNLAGVAKVIAGATACVAVDTGLGHMAAALDVPTISLYGPTLPGKVGAYGRGQVHLCATGPGAGQGDRHKPCFDGLDAQRVGDALNAMLLAQQEAV from the coding sequence TTGCGGGTTCTGCTGATCAAGACTTCTTCGCTGGGCGACGTGATCCACACCCTGCCGGCGCTCACCGACGCGGCGCGAGCCATCCCCGGCATCCAGTTCGACTGGGTGGTGGAGGAGGGCTTCGCCGAGATTCCCGCCTGGCACCCGGCCGTGGCCCAGGTGATCCCGGTGGCCATCCGCCGCTGGCGCAAACACCTGCTGCAGACCTGGAAAAGCGGCGAGTGGAAACGCTTCAAGCAGCGCCTGGGCGAGGTCGACTACGACCTGGTGATCGATGCCCAGGGCCTGTTCAAGAGTGCCGTGCTGACCCGTTACAGCAAGGCGCCGGTGGCCGGCCTGGACCGCGACTCGGCGCGCGAGCCGCTGGCCTGCCGCTTCTATGATCGCCTCTATGCAGTGCCCAAGGAGCAGCACGCCCTGGAGCGCACCCGCCAGTTGTTCGCCCAGGCCCTGGGCTACGAGCTGCCGCAGCAGATCGGCGACTACGGTCTGGATCGCGCGGCCATGGCCGATGCGTCCGCCCAGCCCTACCTGCTGTTCCTGCATGGCACCACCTGGGCCAGCAAGCACTGGCCGGAGGCCGACTGGCGCGCCCTGGCCGAACGCATGGCGGCGCAGGGCTGGGCCATCCGCCTGCCCTGGGGCAACGAGAGCGAGCGTGAGCGCGCCCAGCGCATCGTCGCCGGCATCGACAACGCTGCCGTGCTGCCCAAGCTGAATCTGGCTGGCGTGGCCAAGGTGATCGCCGGCGCCACCGCTTGCGTCGCCGTGGACACCGGCCTCGGCCACATGGCGGCGGCGCTCGACGTGCCGACCATCTCCCTCTACGGCCCGACCCTGCCGGGCAAGGTCGGTGCCTATGGGCGCGGCCAGGTGCACCTGTGCGCGACCGGGCCGGGTGCCGGCCAGGGTGACCGCCACAAGCCCTGCTTCGACGGCCTAGATGCCCAGCGCGTCGGCGATGCGCTGAACGCCATGCTGCTGGCGCAGCAGGAGGCGGTGTGA